One stretch of Pedobacter riviphilus DNA includes these proteins:
- a CDS encoding WD40/YVTN/BNR-like repeat-containing protein, protein MQLLKTVDAGKTWQDISANLKAKLTKGEASFAASGTTIKTLPGGKTWIASGGTVSNIYFSPDYGQTWQVFKCPILQGEGSTGPFSIDFLNEKNGVTVGGNYVKDKENTNNILLTNDGGKTWQKPATPVLGFRSGVTYINAKTLIATGTSGTDISTDGGQNWKHISDKSFNAVQKAKKGKQIILAGEKGNIYQLEINK, encoded by the coding sequence ATGCAGTTGCTTAAAACGGTTGATGCAGGTAAGACCTGGCAGGATATATCTGCAAACCTCAAAGCTAAATTAACCAAAGGCGAAGCTAGTTTTGCGGCCAGTGGTACAACCATTAAAACATTACCTGGTGGCAAAACCTGGATTGCATCAGGCGGAACAGTATCTAACATTTACTTTTCTCCGGATTATGGGCAAACCTGGCAGGTATTTAAATGCCCGATTTTGCAAGGCGAGGGGAGTACAGGTCCTTTCTCTATCGATTTTTTGAATGAAAAAAATGGTGTAACTGTTGGCGGAAACTATGTAAAGGATAAAGAAAATACCAATAATATTCTTTTAACCAATGATGGCGGCAAAACCTGGCAAAAGCCAGCTACCCCAGTTTTAGGCTTCCGATCGGGCGTAACCTATATTAACGCTAAAACCTTAATTGCCACGGGTACTTCAGGCACGGATATTTCTACTGATGGCGGACAAAACTGGAAACATATTTCCGATAAAAGTTTTAATGCTGTTCAAAAAGCCAAAAAAGGTAAACAGATTATTCTGGCAGGAGAAAAAGGCAATATTTATCAATTGGAGATTAACAAATAA
- a CDS encoding AraC family transcriptional regulator, with amino-acid sequence MKPHLLNVSTNSVDSFSARRDIMPDINNRWHYHSALELIYVKKGRGTQFIGDSIKDFKDGDVVLLGSNLPHYWRFDPEFFDEKAGEPVDVYVIHFKEDFLGTGFFDLPENQEIKKVLLQSQQGIQLQGISKEKIASLMPQIIEATGTMRIIKILEVLTEIANCEEKNILVSLGFKPNFLENEKDRIQSIYNYTINNYKNKIELKEIAAVAKISPNSFCKFFKTKSRKTYTQFLNEIRVGQACKLLIENDLTVKEICYDCGFYNFTSFHKYFREITGKTPLKYQQAFSKQ; translated from the coding sequence ATGAAACCGCATTTACTTAATGTATCTACCAATTCGGTAGATTCTTTTAGCGCTCGAAGAGATATTATGCCCGATATAAACAACCGCTGGCATTACCACTCTGCATTAGAATTAATCTACGTTAAAAAAGGTAGAGGAACGCAGTTTATTGGCGATAGTATTAAGGATTTTAAGGATGGCGATGTTGTTTTACTGGGAAGCAATTTGCCTCATTACTGGCGCTTCGACCCTGAATTTTTTGATGAAAAAGCAGGTGAACCGGTTGATGTTTATGTGATTCATTTTAAAGAGGATTTTTTGGGTACAGGATTTTTCGATCTTCCTGAAAATCAGGAGATCAAAAAAGTGTTGCTGCAATCGCAGCAGGGAATTCAGCTACAAGGAATCTCGAAAGAGAAAATAGCCAGTTTAATGCCGCAGATTATTGAGGCAACTGGTACGATGAGGATTATAAAAATACTTGAAGTATTAACAGAAATAGCCAATTGCGAAGAAAAAAACATATTGGTTTCGTTAGGGTTTAAACCAAATTTTTTAGAGAACGAAAAAGATAGAATCCAATCTATTTATAATTATACCATCAATAACTACAAAAATAAAATAGAACTAAAAGAAATTGCAGCGGTTGCTAAAATTAGCCCTAATTCGTTTTGTAAATTCTTTAAAACTAAAAGTAGAAAAACATATACGCAGTTTCTGAACGAGATAAGGGTAGGGCAAGCCTGTAAATTATTGATCGAAAATGATCTAACCGTGAAAGAAATCTGCTACGACTGCGGATTTTATAACTTTACCAGTTTCCATAAATATTTTAGGGAGATAACAGGCAAAACCCCATTGAAATATCAACAGGCTTTCTCAAAGCAGTAG
- a CDS encoding WD40/YVTN/BNR-like repeat-containing protein, whose amino-acid sequence MKKILWCLLLAPFFCAAQSYSFKPLNENTKTSLRGLSVVSDQVSWVSGSNGLVGKTTDGGVTWKWLKPKGYEKIDFRDIEAFDDKQAIIVGIASPAYILKTIDGAKPGQKTIKM is encoded by the coding sequence ATGAAGAAAATTTTATGGTGCCTTTTATTGGCACCTTTTTTTTGCGCTGCGCAATCGTATTCCTTTAAGCCCTTAAATGAGAATACCAAAACCAGTTTACGCGGATTAAGCGTAGTATCAGATCAGGTGAGCTGGGTAAGTGGTAGTAATGGATTGGTAGGTAAAACTACTGATGGTGGTGTAACCTGGAAATGGTTAAAGCCAAAAGGGTACGAAAAAATCGATTTCAGGGATATTGAAGCGTTCGACGACAAACAGGCTATTATTGTGGGTATTGCCTCGCCGGCCTATATCCTGAAAACCATTGATGGGGCGAAACCTGGACAGAAAACTATAAAAATGTAG
- a CDS encoding DUF2147 domain-containing protein, with protein MRKLPFLMLLFIAVSFSAFAQNKDAIVGKWLNPSGEGQIEIYKKGDKYYGKLAWMKEPNLNGKPKLDAKNPDANLQKRALLNLEILKDFVYDDGKWTDGTIYDPKSGKTYSCNMTLKSADVLNVRGYVGISLLGRSETFRRVK; from the coding sequence ATGAGAAAGCTACCATTTTTAATGCTGCTCTTTATAGCGGTATCATTTTCTGCATTTGCACAGAACAAAGATGCTATTGTAGGCAAATGGCTTAATCCATCTGGTGAAGGCCAGATAGAAATTTATAAAAAAGGCGATAAATATTATGGTAAATTAGCGTGGATGAAGGAACCAAACCTAAATGGTAAGCCTAAATTAGATGCTAAAAACCCCGATGCCAATCTACAGAAACGTGCTTTGTTAAATCTCGAAATATTAAAAGATTTTGTTTATGATGATGGCAAGTGGACTGATGGAACGATTTACGATCCCAAAAGTGGTAAAACCTATAGCTGTAACATGACTTTAAAAAGCGCCGATGTGCTAAATGTTCGTGGTTATGTAGGTATTTCACTATTAGGACGATCAGAAACTTTTAGACGGGTAAAATAA
- a CDS encoding DoxX family membrane protein, whose protein sequence is MKIAVIIVRVLLAAMYLFASVSYFLNMMPKAPEMTAAQTSFMTGIMASVYLFPLIKITELICGVMLLIGRTAPLASIIIFPVTLNIFLYGVFLGQPKDIPMGAVMLLVNLFLLYAYRAKYLPIVSK, encoded by the coding sequence ATGAAAATTGCAGTTATTATTGTGCGCGTGCTTCTAGCCGCCATGTATCTTTTTGCTTCTGTAAGTTATTTTCTTAATATGATGCCTAAGGCACCGGAAATGACAGCAGCACAAACGAGTTTTATGACAGGTATAATGGCCTCAGTGTACCTCTTTCCCTTAATCAAGATCACTGAATTGATATGTGGTGTGATGTTATTGATCGGTAGAACAGCACCCCTGGCATCAATCATTATTTTCCCTGTTACCTTAAATATTTTTCTATACGGTGTATTTTTGGGGCAGCCAAAAGATATACCAATGGGAGCAGTAATGTTGTTGGTTAATTTGTTCTTACTTTATGCTTACCGTGCAAAGTATCTGCCTATCGTTTCAAAGTAA
- a CDS encoding DinB family protein → MEKIIREADETLSALEHEFSRFNAPQINEVPFEGSWTAGQLVKHLVLSNSGFLEVINGPVTETDKPADLMVKEIRKDFLNFDVKYNSPKEIYPEDGAYSQPELLKKLKQIRAGISEAARGLDLTKTCTAYELPGYGFLTRLEAIYFVIYHTQRHVHQLKNIYSELDIN, encoded by the coding sequence ATGGAGAAAATAATTAGAGAAGCCGATGAGACCTTGTCGGCATTGGAACATGAGTTTTCAAGATTTAATGCCCCACAGATTAATGAGGTGCCTTTTGAAGGGAGCTGGACTGCAGGACAATTGGTTAAGCACTTGGTTTTGTCGAATTCGGGCTTCCTGGAAGTAATTAATGGGCCGGTAACCGAAACGGATAAACCTGCAGATTTAATGGTAAAAGAAATTAGAAAAGATTTTTTGAATTTCGATGTGAAGTATAATTCTCCTAAAGAGATTTACCCTGAAGATGGGGCATATAGCCAGCCTGAATTATTAAAAAAATTAAAGCAGATCAGAGCGGGGATATCAGAAGCGGCAAGGGGCTTAGATTTAACTAAAACATGTACCGCTTATGAGTTACCTGGATATGGCTTTTTAACCCGACTGGAGGCAATTTATTTCGTGATTTACCATACGCAAAGGCATGTACATCAATTGAAAAATATTTACAGCGAACTAGATATCAATTGA
- a CDS encoding VOC family protein, whose amino-acid sequence MATLNTYLNFNGNTEEAFNFYKSVFGGDFAVLQRFKDSPGCEGMAVGDQEKIMHVALPIGGNVLMGTDITDPMPASTFGTGISLSVDAGSEEEANTLFNNLSAGGTVTMALEKMFWGALFGMATDKFGIQWMVNYDYNKK is encoded by the coding sequence ATGGCAACACTTAACACTTATTTAAATTTTAACGGTAATACCGAAGAAGCATTTAACTTTTATAAATCTGTTTTTGGGGGCGATTTTGCCGTATTACAACGTTTTAAAGACTCACCTGGGTGTGAAGGTATGGCAGTAGGCGACCAGGAGAAAATTATGCACGTGGCCTTGCCAATCGGTGGCAATGTACTCATGGGAACAGATATTACCGATCCAATGCCTGCATCTACTTTCGGTACCGGAATCTCACTATCGGTTGATGCGGGAAGCGAAGAAGAGGCAAACACACTTTTTAATAATCTTTCTGCTGGTGGAACAGTAACCATGGCTTTAGAAAAAATGTTCTGGGGCGCACTTTTTGGTATGGCTACCGATAAATTCGGCATCCAGTGGATGGTGAATTACGATTATAATAAGAAATAG
- a CDS encoding GlxA family transcriptional regulator has product MIQVGVLLPQNFRLLSIAAILDVFDTVNGFYRKDGLEMPFNISLITLDDKNYNFSTHPCVPLQKAGQFELILVPSFATNDIKDCIGANSVYIPWLSKQHAAGAEIATFCTGAFLLAASGLLDGKAATTHVDACSAFSSAFPLVHLKADKTVTQDGKLFTSGGATSTFHLLLHLLQLHCGKDMAVKVAKIFAIDMDRVNQLYFSTFQPIRHHNDDIVASAQEKIENNYQDVATIEEMIKDIPSSRRNIVRRFKQVIGITPIEYLQQTRIEAAKKLLEQTAQQMTEVIYNSGYNDPKAFRKVFRKSVGMTPTQYRDKFQAR; this is encoded by the coding sequence ATGATACAAGTAGGTGTTTTATTGCCCCAAAATTTCAGATTATTAAGCATAGCCGCTATTTTAGATGTATTTGATACTGTTAATGGTTTTTACAGAAAAGATGGGCTTGAAATGCCATTTAACATTAGTTTAATTACCCTCGACGATAAAAATTATAATTTTAGTACCCATCCCTGTGTTCCTTTGCAAAAAGCCGGGCAGTTTGAACTTATTTTAGTTCCTTCATTTGCAACTAACGATATTAAAGACTGCATCGGAGCCAACAGCGTCTACATCCCATGGTTAAGCAAACAGCATGCAGCAGGAGCCGAAATTGCTACCTTTTGTACAGGGGCTTTTTTACTTGCAGCATCAGGACTGTTGGATGGTAAAGCCGCCACCACACATGTTGATGCCTGTTCTGCCTTTTCTTCTGCATTCCCCTTGGTTCATTTAAAGGCAGATAAAACGGTAACTCAGGATGGCAAGTTATTTACAAGTGGTGGTGCAACCTCTACCTTTCATTTATTGTTGCACCTTTTACAGCTTCATTGCGGGAAAGACATGGCCGTTAAGGTGGCTAAAATTTTTGCAATCGATATGGACCGCGTAAACCAATTATACTTTAGTACTTTCCAGCCTATCCGTCATCACAATGATGATATTGTTGCCTCTGCGCAAGAAAAAATTGAAAATAATTATCAGGATGTGGCCACCATTGAAGAGATGATCAAAGATATTCCTTCCAGTAGAAGAAATATTGTGCGGCGATTTAAACAGGTGATTGGTATTACCCCTATCGAGTATCTTCAACAAACCCGTATCGAAGCCGCTAAAAAGTTATTAGAGCAAACGGCCCAGCAAATGACAGAGGTCATTTATAACTCTGGCTACAATGATCCAAAAGCATTTAGGAAAGTATTCAGAAAATCAGTCGGGATGACGCCGACTCAGTATAGAGACAAATTTCAGGCAAGGTAG
- a CDS encoding DinB family protein, translated as MKTTPTSSRMYGFIVLYEMQTDFLLRALAGIDQKDAQKRLDTKANHIAWITGSVVHGRYFLAKSFGIDLPSVTDELFASNKGIIDDATYPSLEDFIKDWKEISPKLQEALTQATDEKLEEKLSIPGMEITLFEMISFSSYREANCIGQIALWRRLLNYPGMNYM; from the coding sequence ATGAAAACCACACCAACAAGTAGCAGGATGTATGGCTTTATAGTTCTATACGAAATGCAAACAGATTTTTTGTTAAGGGCTTTAGCTGGCATAGACCAAAAGGACGCCCAAAAAAGATTAGATACTAAAGCAAACCATATTGCATGGATTACAGGTAGTGTTGTACATGGCCGCTATTTTTTAGCTAAATCATTCGGCATCGACCTCCCATCTGTAACCGACGAACTTTTTGCCAGCAACAAAGGTATTATTGATGATGCCACTTACCCGTCTCTTGAAGATTTCATTAAAGATTGGAAAGAAATTTCTCCAAAACTACAGGAAGCTTTGACCCAGGCTACCGACGAGAAACTGGAAGAGAAGCTCAGTATTCCCGGAATGGAAATCACACTGTTTGAAATGATCAGCTTTAGTAGTTACCGGGAAGCCAATTGCATTGGGCAAATTGCCTTGTGGCGCAGATTATTAAACTATCCTGGAATGAATTATATGTAA